One window from the genome of Motacilla alba alba isolate MOTALB_02 unplaced genomic scaffold, Motacilla_alba_V1.0_pri HiC_scaffold_35, whole genome shotgun sequence encodes:
- the OXA1L gene encoding mitochondrial inner membrane protein OXA1L — MMAAATPRLRPLLRALRAQRFRGPVWCCGAPAVRGVASDAGQARLEPESCCCPWCCGVSARPPGSPSTSRSSSACPSAWPRPGGGRTTTRLGAETGVSAPGAGAVRQILRLLPLFFLPFIIHFPTAIFTYWLTSNSFSLLQTGLLRIPALRAKLGVAPPPAPPPATPTGPAPKGKGGILQQLKKEWREAQATHEAEQRQWRLRNHLHLAAKGPLRQTFAQNPLSPPKTAPSEPPKRPWKDTLG; from the exons ATGATGGCGGCGGCGACCCCGCGGCTTCGGCCGCTGCTGCGGGCCCTGAGGGCTCAG aggTTTCGGGGTCCCGTGTGGTGCTGTGGAGCCCCGGCCGTGAGGGGGGTGGCGAGCGACGCAGGGCAG GCACGGTTGGAGCCCgaatcctgctgctgcccctggtgCTGCGGGGTCAGCGCGAGGCCGCCCGGCTCTCCCAGCACCTCCCGCAGCTCCAGCGCCTGTCCCAGCGCGTGGCCGAGGCCCGGCGGGGGACGGACCACAACAAGG ctgggggcgGAGACGGGCGTGTCCGCGCCGGGGGCGGGGGCTGTCCGTCAAATCCTGAGGCTCCTCCCCCTTTTCTTCCTGCCCTTCATCATCCACTTCCCCACA GCCATCTTCACCTATTGGCTGACGTCCAACAGCTTCAGCCTCTTGCAGACGGGGCTGCTGCGAATCCCCGCCCTCCGCGCCAAACTGGGCgtggccccgccccccgccccgcctcCGGCCACGCCCACCGGCCCCGCCCCCAAGGGCAAGGGGGggatcctgcagcagctgaagaaag AGTGGCGCGAGGCCCAGGCCACGCACGAGGCCGAGCAGCGCCAGTGGCGCCTCAGGAACCACCTACACCTGGCAGCCAAAG gtccTCTGCGCCAAACCTTCGCCCAAaaccccctgagcccccccaaAACGGCGCCCTCAGAGCCCCCAAAAAGGCCCTGGAAGGACACGCTGGGCTGa